GCGCCGGAATGCGAGGCGGACCCAAGCGACCGCAACAAGGTGCTTATTCTTGGCGGCGGACCCAATCGCATCGGCCAGGGAATCGAATTTGACTATTGCTGCGTCCACGCGGCCTACGCCCTTTCCGAAGCCGGCTTCGAAACGATCATGGTCAACTGCAACCCGGAAACCGTTTCGACGGATTACGACACGTCCGACCGGCTTTATTTCGAACCGCTAACCACCGAAGACGTGATCGAAATCGCGCGGACCGAACGGACAAAGGGAAATTTGCATGGCGTCATCGTGCAATTCGGCGGCCAGACGCCGCTGAAACTGGCCGCCGCCCTTGAACAGGCCGACATCCCGATCCTCGGCACGTCACCGGACGCCATCGACCTGGCCGAAGACCGCGAGCGTTTTCAGGGTCTGCTTGCGAAGCTGAAGTTGCGCCAGCCAAAAAACGGCATTGCCCATTCGCTTGAAGAGGCCGTGCAGGTCGCAGATAAAATCGGCTACCCGCTTGTCGTCCGACCGTCCTATGTGCTTGGCGGACGCGCCATGCAAATCGTGCACGAGGAAGCCTCCCTGCTGCGTTACATGACCGAAGCGGTAAAGGTTTCGGGCACAAACCCGGTGTTGATCGATTCCTATCTGCAATCGGCGATCGAGGTTGATATCGACGCCATTTCGGACGGCAAATCCGTTTACATCGCAGGCATCATGGAACATATCGAAGAGGCTGGCATTCATTCTGGCGATTCCGCCTGTTGCCTGCCGCCGCACTCGCTTTCCAACGAAACGATTGCGGAAATCAGCGCCCAGACAAAGGCGATGGCCCTGGCGCTCGACGTTCGCGGGCTGATGAACGTGCAGATGGCCGTAAAAGACGGCGACATCTATATTCTGGAGGTGAACCCACGGGCCAGCCGCACGGTGCCCTTCGTCGCCAAAGCGACCGGCGTGCCGATTGCCAAGATCGCGGCCCGGATCATGGCCGGGGAAACCCTTGCCGATTTCGACCTGCGCTCGCCACCGGTGCGTCACATCGCGGTCAAGGAAGCCGTCTTTCCTTTTGCGCGGTTCCCCGGCGTCGACATTCTGCTTGGCCCAGAAATGAAATCAACCGGCGAGGTCATGGGAATCGACCGCGATTTCGGCCATGCCTTTGCAAAAGCCCAGCTTGGCAGCGGCACGCTGCTGCCGCAAACGGGCGTCGTGTTCATCTCGGTCAAGGACAGCGACAAGGCGGCGATGGTCGCGCCCGGTCGCCGCCTGATCGACATGGGCTTTCGCCTTCTCGCCACCCATGGCACCGCCGCCTGCCTTCAAGAAGCCGGGCTGGCCGTCACCTCGATTAACAAAGTGGCGGAAGGGCCGCCCCATATCGTCGACGCCATGAAGGGGGGCGACGTCGATCTGGTCTTCAACACGACCGAGGGCGCCCAGGCCATCGCCGACAGCCTCGACCTTCGCCGGACCGCCCTGCTCAACAAAATTCCCTATTACACAACCGTTGCCGGAATTCTGGCCTCCATCGAGGCCATCGCGGCGCTTCGCGGCGGCACCCTTGAAGTTGCACCGCTGCAGTCCTACTTTAACGGGTCGCGTTAATCCCTCCGGAAAATCCGGAAATCACCCAAAGCCCCTGCCATGGCCCCGTCGCCATCCGGGGGCAGGAGTTGCTTTGAGCCATGGACAAGCTTCCCATGACGGCCCCTGGGCTCAACCGCCTTCAGGAAGAGCTGAAACATCTGAAGACCAGCGAACGCCCGGCCGTGATCCAGGCGATTGCAGAGGCGCGCGAGCATGGCGACCTTTCCGAGAACGCGGAATACCACGCAGCACGCGACAAGCAGTCCTTTGTGGAAGGCCGCATTGCCGAGCTTGAAGCGGTGACCAGCCGCGCCGAGGTGATCGACGTTGCCAAGCTGTCCGGCAAGACGATCAAGTTTGGTGCCACGGTGAAGCTTGCCGACGAAGACACGGCGGAAAAGGCCACCTATCAGATCGTCGGCGCCGATGAATCGGACATTGATGCCGGGCGGCTTTCCATTTCYGCCCCYCTGGCACGCGCRCTGATCGGCAAGGAAAAGGGCAGCTTCGTCGAAGTGACGACGCCCGCCGGGTCAAAATCCTATGAGATTCTTTCGGTCAAATATCGTTAACGATACCCGTTAACAGCACAGGCCGACAATCCGAGCGTGTCCCAAGCATATCTGGCCGGAAAGCCTGCGCCGAAGGAAAGCATGTCAAAGGAAAGCGCCCCCCTGCCCGACACCGCCTTGCCACGCAAGACCCTCCCGCGCAAGATGATGAGCCCCCTGCGCGTTGTTTCGGACTTTCAGCCCGCCGGCGATCAGCCCCAGGCCATTGATGAACTTGTCACCGGCCTTGAAGGCGGCGAACGCGAGCAGGTTCTCCTTGGCGTGACCGGCTCGGGCAAGACCTTTACCATGGCCAAAGTGATTGAGCGCGTCCAGCGCCCAGCCCTGATCATGGCGCCAAACAAGACCCTTGCCGCCCAGCTTTACGGTGAGATGAAAGGCTTCTTTCCCGACAACGCCGTCGAATATTTCGTTTCCTATTACGACTATTACCAGCCGGAAGCCTACGTCCCGCGCACGGACACCTATATCGAGAAAGACGCCTCCATCAACGAGGCGATCGACCGCATGCGCCATTCGGCGACGCGCGCCTTCCTCGAACGCCAGGACGTGATCGTCGTCGCCAGCGTTTCCTGCATCTACGGCATTGGCACGGTCGAATCCTACGCACGCATGGCAATTGACATTCGCACCAATGCGCAACTGGAACGCAGCGATCTTTTACGCCGTCTGGTTGCGCTTCAATACCGCCGCAACGACATCGACTTTCGCCGTGGCACTTTCCGGGTGCGCGGCGACAGTGTGGAAATTTTTCCCGCCCATCTTGAAGACCGGGCCTGGCGCGTCGCGCTTTTCGGAGACGAGGTCGAAGCCCTGACCGAGTTTGACCCGCTGACCGGCGAAAAAACGAACCAATTGCCCGCCATCCGCATTTATCCAAACAGCCACCATGTGATCCCGCGCCCGACCCTGCAACAAGCCATCAAGAAAATCCGTACGGATCTGAAAATCCGCCTTGAGGAATTCACAAAAGCCG
Above is a window of Rhodospirillaceae bacterium DNA encoding:
- a CDS encoding transcription elongation factor GreA, with translation MDKLPMTAPGLNRLQEELKHLKTSERPAVIQAIAEAREHGDLSENAEYHAARDKQSFVEGRIAELEAVTSRAEVIDVAKLSGKTIKFGATVKLADEDTAEKATYQIVGADESDIDAGRLSISAPLARALIGKEKGSFVEVTTPAGSKSYEILSVKYR